The genomic segment AGTTTTTTTCGAATATACCTATGATACCGCTAAACTTGCGCATGAAGCAGGACTGAAAAATATCTATGTCACCAGCGGCTATGAAACCCGTAAAGCAATCGATACAATCGCTCCTTTTTTGGACGGAATGAATATCGATATCAAATCCTACAGTCAGTCTTTCTATAAAAATATCTGTGGCGCATCGCTTAAACCTGTGCTTGATACCATTGAATATGCGCGCAAAAAAGAGATATGGGTAGAGACAACCACCCTGCTCATTCCGGGACACAATGACTCAGATGAAGAGATCCGCGCCATCGCTAAATTTCAAGCGGATCTTGATCCGTCGATGCCATGGCATATCAGCGGTTTTTATCCGATGTATAAAATGAAAGATGTTCCCCCTACTCCGCCCCAAACACTTCGCCGCGCCTATGAGATCGGCAAGGAAATGGGGTTAAAATATGTTTATGTAGGAAACATCGACGATGAAAGTCGTGAATCAACCTACTGTCCCAACTGTCATCATTTGGTGATTGGCCGGCATGGCCATATCGGTCAATATGTAACGAATCATTTAATCAATGCCAACGAATGTCCTTCCTGCGGAACCAAGATCGAAGGGGTATGGAGTTAAAGCTGGGATATTATCTCCGAAAGAGTGGGATGCACATGAATAAGCGCAGAAAGCTCTTTAACAGTTAGCTTTTTCTCAACAGCCAATAGCAGCTGATGAATAAGCTCTGTTGCCTGCATTCCGACAATGCAGGCCCCTAGCACTTCATTGGTTTGAGAACACGCAATTAGTTTTATAAACCCCGAATCATCTCCTGCAATTTTTGCTTTAGCGTTTGCTTTAAAAAAAACTTTTTTCACGTCAAAAGCATAACCTTGCTTTTTGGCTTCTTTCTCGTTTAGCCCACAAGAAGCAATTTGCGGATCTGAAAAAATCGCGGAAGGAGAAACATGCGTATTGATGACAGTTTGACCTGTAATAATATTATGTGCTGCGATCTTTCCTTCGGCGTAAGCTGTATGCGCATAGCCCGGCGTATCAATACAATCTCCGACGGCATAAATATGTTTTTGGCTTGTCTGAAATGCCTCGTTTACCTCGACAAACCCCTTTTCATCTTGCCTGATAGCGGCATTTTCAAGTTTTAACTCCTTAGTGCGGGGCACTCTTCCGATGGCACACAAGAGTGTTTCGCATGTTATCCGCTCTTCGTTTTCTGTCTTAAGCAGCAATTCAACCCTTTCATTGTTTACCTGCACGCCTAAAATATCCGCCGAAGTAAACACTTGAATGGAACGCTTTTTAAAAGAACGCAAAAGCGCTTTTGATACATCTTCGTCTTCTTTGGAAAGCAGCTGAGGCCCTCGCACAATCATCGTTACTTCTGTGCCAAACGTACTAAAAAATGTAGCAAACTCGCATCCGATCGGTCCGCCTCCGACAATTGTGATAGACGAAGGAAGCGATTGCATCTCGAACACCTCCCTGCTGGAGATAATACGCCTGCCGTCCAAAGGAAGATTCTCTGCTTCTTTGGTCTGCGAACCTGTTGCGACAATACACCGCTCAAAGCCTATCGTTTCTCCTGAAACATCGATATGATACGGATCTATAAAAGATGCGCTTCCGTAAAAGATCTCTACGCCGGCTTGTTCTAGCAGCCACACTACCCCCGAGCGAAGCTCGTTTTTTAGCGATTGGGTTTTGTTTAAAAGCCGGTGTATGTCTAATCCTTTAGATTCCATTTGTAATCCGTAATCACTAAAAAGCGAAGCTTTTGTGGCAAACTCCGCACATTGCAAATAGTTTTTGGTCGGAATACATCCTTCATTGAGGCATACGCCGCCGATCTGCTCTTTGTTTTTCTCTATAAGCAACGTTTTCACTCCTGCTCTACCAAGCTGCAAGGCTGCTTCATATCCCGCAGGCCCTGCTCCGATGACTACCGCTTGCATCTGTTTCATTTTTCCTCCAAATATTCATGTGCCATATAGCTGCTTCGCGTATAAGGCGAACTTTTAATATGATCAAATCCCATCTGCATGCCTGTCCGTCGGAACATTTCAAATCGTTCCGGATTTACATACTCGACAACCCTTTCATGGCGGGATGACGGCGAAAGGTATTGTCCGATGCTTAAAAGACGGCAACCTGCGCTTAAAAGGTCCTCCATCAGTTTAAACACTTCATCGTCTCTCTCGCCAAGACCAAGCATAATGCCGCTTTTGGTTGCGCAAGAAGGATTAAAAGACAAGAGTTTTTGCAATACACTCAATGAGCTTTGATAGGTTGCGCCTTTACGTATATGATACAGCCGCGGCACCGTTTCTAGATTGTGGCCGATGATTTCGGCGCCGCTCATTGCAACATGCCGGAGTGCGGCATCGTTATTTTGCAAATCGGGAATGAGAA from the Sulfurovum sp. UBA12169 genome contains:
- the amrS gene encoding AmmeMemoRadiSam system radical SAM enzyme, with the protein product MSSAAWLSKKLEDGRIACEACNQHCKLHEGEYGICGIRKVENGELKLLTYGLAAAVNVDPVEKKPMFHFLPGSKAFSFGTVGCNFSCKFCQNFDISQYPKEHNHEVFGRPLSPQTAVDLALQQGCQSIAYTYNEPVVFFEYTYDTAKLAHEAGLKNIYVTSGYETRKAIDTIAPFLDGMNIDIKSYSQSFYKNICGASLKPVLDTIEYARKKEIWVETTTLLIPGHNDSDEEIRAIAKFQADLDPSMPWHISGFYPMYKMKDVPPTPPQTLRRAYEIGKEMGLKYVYVGNIDDESRESTYCPNCHHLVIGRHGHIGQYVTNHLINANECPSCGTKIEGVWS
- the lpdA gene encoding dihydrolipoyl dehydrogenase, producing the protein MKQMQAVVIGAGPAGYEAALQLGRAGVKTLLIEKNKEQIGGVCLNEGCIPTKNYLQCAEFATKASLFSDYGLQMESKGLDIHRLLNKTQSLKNELRSGVVWLLEQAGVEIFYGSASFIDPYHIDVSGETIGFERCIVATGSQTKEAENLPLDGRRIISSREVFEMQSLPSSITIVGGGPIGCEFATFFSTFGTEVTMIVRGPQLLSKEDEDVSKALLRSFKKRSIQVFTSADILGVQVNNERVELLLKTENEERITCETLLCAIGRVPRTKELKLENAAIRQDEKGFVEVNEAFQTSQKHIYAVGDCIDTPGYAHTAYAEGKIAAHNIITGQTVINTHVSPSAIFSDPQIASCGLNEKEAKKQGYAFDVKKVFFKANAKAKIAGDDSGFIKLIACSQTNEVLGACIVGMQATELIHQLLLAVEKKLTVKELSALIHVHPTLSEIISQL
- the lipA gene encoding lipoyl synthase; this encodes MASFAPKPDWLRKKITPSAHRAMKELLGERSIHTICEEAWCPNISECFGQKVATFMILGTRCTRACSFCAVDRAKPLSFDPLESENIAWAVLKLGLKHVVITSPARDDLHDGGAAQFYKTVQAIKAIDDAIIVEILIPDLQNNDAALRHVAMSGAEIIGHNLETVPRLYHIRKGATYQSSLSVLQKLLSFNPSCATKSGIMLGLGERDDEVFKLMEDLLSAGCRLLSIGQYLSPSSRHERVVEYVNPERFEMFRRTGMQMGFDHIKSSPYTRSSYMAHEYLEEK